One Hippoglossus hippoglossus isolate fHipHip1 chromosome 13, fHipHip1.pri, whole genome shotgun sequence genomic window carries:
- the LOC117772784 gene encoding zona pellucida-like domain-containing protein 1 — protein METYRSTLGTTTLVSLLSFLVLILRTEAQIPDVCVLSDTNRPPENSDITVVCGTEYMDLSIYICPVYQALYNQSLMVLNNEFNKPECFGTANMSAVPPVLQFKIPLNESAISACNSIFKVTTEVGTGEFSDFSNVQFINISGVINSIDPSAAMITYRPQIMYMFSCRYPMQYVLNNTEVAVSGVKLAMRGNNGSFISTLNLKLYSTEQYVEPLVIPAKGLSLKTKIYVAVTATNLTDRFNVLLDRCYATTNPYPAVDSFYDLFVGCTRDAQTKLSLNGVDQKAYFSFEAFRFVMHKNQTVSTFYLHCVTRLCEVSSCSSFLPNCDGANRRKREIQDVSDAATVSSPAILVGQLGSEEPRPASYASQSLQSDNYSSPVVAVIVCIVILTIFVAAMGAYVVLHNRRKPLIQ, from the exons GTCCACACTCGGAACAACGACGCTGGTCTCTCTTCTGAGCTTTCTTGTCCTAATTCTGAGGACAGAGGCTCAGATACCTGACGTTTGTGTCTTAAGTGATACCAACAGACCTCCAG AAAACTCGGACATAACTGTAGTGTGTGGCACCGAGTACATGGACCTGAGCATCTACATCTGTCCAGTTTACCAAGCTCTTTACAACCAGTCTCTGATGGTCCTCAACAATGAGTTCAACAAACCTGAGTGCTTTGGGACTGCGAACATGAGCGCTGTCCCGCCGGTCTTACAATTCAAAATCCCCTTGAATGAAAGTGCCATCTCTGCCTGCAATAGTATCTTTAAG GTGACCACTGAGGTTGGAACTGGAGAGTTTTCCGACTTCTCAAATGTCCAGTTCATCAACATTTCAGGCGTGATTAATTCTATAGACCCGTCTGCCGCCATGATCACCTACAGGCCGCAGATCATGTACATGTTCTCCTGTCGTTACCCGATGCAGTATGTCCTGAACAACACTGAAGTGGCTGT ATCAGGAGTCAAACTCGCCATGAGGGGGAACAATGGCAGCTTCATCAGCACTCTGAATTTAAAGCTCTACAGT ACTGAGCAGTACGTGGAACCTCTGGTAATCCCAGCAAAAGGACTCAGCCTGAAGACCAAGATTTACGTCGCAGTTACAGCCACCAATTTAACAGACAG GTTCAACGTGCTGCTGGACAGATGCTACGCAACAACAAACCCCTATCCCGCTGTAGACAGCTTTTATGATCTGTTTGTAGG GTGCACACGTGACGCACAAACTAAGTTGAGCCTCAACGGGGTGGACCAGAAAGCGTACTTCTCCTTTGAGGCCTTCCGATTTGTGATGCACAAAAACCAGACAGTTTCCACTTTCTACCTGCACTGCGTCACCAGACTCTGCGAGGTGTCCTCGTGCAGCTCCTTCCTGCCT AACTGTGACGGCGcaaacaggagaaagagagagatccaGGATGTGTCCGACGCCGCCACCGTCTCCTCGCCCGCCATACTTGTGGGCCAACTGGGCAGTG AGGAGCCTCGTCCAGCGTCCTACGCTTCTCAAA GTTTGCAGTCCGACAACTACAGCAGCCCTGTGGTGGCTGTGATCGTCTGCATCGTCATCCTAACCATCTTCGTCGCCGCCATGGGCGCCTACGTCGTGTTGcacaacagaagaaaaccaCTTATCCAGTAA